Sequence from the Thermodesulfobacteriota bacterium genome:
CCCGGGTAGCTGTTATATAGTCCATCTGGGCATGCCTGATACTGCCTGACCCAGGACCACCCCGTTGAACTAACACTATGACACATGGCACCTCAGCAGCAACACAGTGAGATATTGTCTCCTGCATGAGTCCCCAGCCCGGACTTGAGGTAGATGTCATGACTCTGAATCCCGCAGCAGCACCACCAAAAAGCATGTTTATTGATCCTACCTCGGATTGTGACTGTAAAAAAACCTTCCCCCTCTTCGGAAATTCACGGGCAAACCACTGGGTCACTTCGTTCTGCGGGGTTATGGGGTAGCCAAAAAAAGCATCGCAACCACCATACAGAGCTCCCCAGCCCACCGCTTCATTCCCCTGGATAAACATCCTCTTTGTCATATAGATCTCCTCCCGGAAATTCACTAAGTACAAGAATTAGCTCTGACTGTTCAGTTCTCAATAAATTTATAAACCTCAACGGCAAAATGAGGACACATCTGACCGCAGACTCCACAGGCATTACACTTATCAGAATCAGCTAGAATTGGAAGTATATACCCAAGGGGACTAAATTTGCCTCCGGACATGACGATACACTCCCGCTTACAAAATGCCACACAGTAACCACATCCACGACAATTGTTCTCATTGATTACTATCTCACCTCTTGCCATTGATTCTCCCTCCAGTAATATTTATCGATGAAGACTCCCGTAAAATATACATAGGGAATCATTTAGATGTCAAGTAAAATAGTAAACAAAACCATCACGGGGCTGTTGCCCAAAAGGAAATTCCTTTGAGCAGTCATCAAAAGGTTTTTTGCTCACAAATCTTAGCGAAGCGGAAGAGTAGCGATTTCAACTGTTTGAGCCCCAAGGGTGAGTTTTGAAATCGCCTGTAGCTAGCCTTAGATTTGTCAAAAAACGTTTTGGACAAGCGAAAAGGGATTTGGGCAACAGCCTGGGTAGTGCCTCACTTTGAAAAAAAATAATTCTTGCCATGCTTGAGCGGTTATGTTATGCTGTAGGCATGGATAAACAAAAGAAAAGACAAGATATAAATGAATTAGCTTTTAATGTAGTCCAGCAAGTTACAGAAGAAAAACCCCCCGATTTACCTACCGACAAAAATCCTCATGCTGTCGCTTTAGGCCGGTTAGGTGGCTTAAAAGGCGGTCCTATCAGAGCAAAAAAGCTTTCCAAGAAAAAACGAAGTGAAATAGCTAAAAAAGCTGCACAAGCGAGATGGTCAAAAAAATAATCCCTCCGATTAACGAAAAAATAGTTTGACATTAACGATAATATCGTTTAATATGGGTATAAATCTATTCTAAGGAGGGATGTATATGTCGAATTCAAGTAGAATTATTGATAAATTTGGAGGGCAGTCAGCACTTGCCAAGCTATTAAACAAGAGACAGAGCACGATTAGGCACTGGTATATCAATGGGATACCAGCGAAATGGCAAATTCCTTTAATT
This genomic interval carries:
- a CDS encoding 4Fe-4S binding protein; amino-acid sequence: MARGEIVINENNCRGCGYCVAFCKRECIVMSGGKFSPLGYILPILADSDKCNACGVCGQMCPHFAVEVYKFIEN